AGCCCAGGCGATTACCGCCAGCCCCAGGGCGATCAGCGACAACACGGCGCCGGCCCAGTTCGGAGAGGCGATGCCGAGCCCGGCGGTAATGGTGACCCCACCGACATAGGCGCCGATGGCGTTGCCCAGGTTGAACATACCGATGTTCACCGATGCGGCCATCGTCGGGGCACCGGCACTGGCTGCGCGATCCATCACCAGTTTCTGGAGGGGCGAGCAGGTGGCAAAACCGAATGCCGCCATGAGAAAGACCGAGATGCAGGCGACGGCGCTATTGTCCGCCTTCAGCCAGAAGATGAAAAGAACGGCGGCCTGCGCGGCCAAGGTGACGAACAGTGTTCCGAACAGCGACCGGTCGGCGAAGCGCCCGCCGAACCAGTTTCCGACGGCGAGGCCAAGGCCGAAGAGAATCATGATCTGCGCGACGCCGGCTTCCGTGAACCCGGCCACTTCGATCATCATCGGCGCAATGTAGGTGATGGAGGTGAAGAACGCGGCAGGGCCGAAGACGGTGATCGCCATGGCCAGCAGGACCTGGGGATCGACGAAGGCCCGCAGTTCCGATTTCAGTTCTATGGCCTTGCCGGCCTTGATCGGCGGCACGAGCAGCGCCACGCTGACGACGGTTGCAACGCCGATGGCGGCCGCCAGCC
This genomic window from Aureimonas sp. OT7 contains:
- a CDS encoding MFS transporter produces the protein MPVALFALAIGAFGIGLTEFVVAGILPQIAGDFGVGIPQAGLMATIYALGVFVGAPILTVLGSRVPRKTMLVVLSIVFTLGNIVTALAPNLTVALAGRVLTAFNHGTFFGIGSIIAASLVAKDRQASAIAFMFSGLTFANLFGVPAGTWLAQMYDWRLAFWLAAAIGVATVVSVALLVPPIKAGKAIELKSELRAFVDPQVLLAMAITVFGPAAFFTSITYIAPMMIEVAGFTEAGVAQIMILFGLGLAVGNWFGGRFADRSLFGTLFVTLAAQAAVLFIFWLKADNSAVACISVFLMAAFGFATCSPLQKLVMDRAASAGAPTMAASVNIGMFNLGNAIGAYVGGVTITAGLGIASPNWAGAVLSLIALGLAVIAWALTPARGYKGHVANRSACCDA